From Mus musculus strain C57BL/6J chromosome 8, GRCm38.p6 C57BL/6J, a single genomic window includes:
- the Cfap97 gene encoding cilia- and flagella-associated protein 97 isoform X2, with protein MPWTTGRPWWPPFHEPPRPREVLPRSCRPCSAGLITLTGSPGTTDDRSAALTLAGRDSAPRSPRLSPSAESNPRSFRPRSGVRRSPLASTAGEGERWRCGCACAERARTRTLRGAQESVAATVRRYTFGVMDRFGDISEGEVDHSFFDSDFEDAKKCESNSIFDKQNDDDLKEGINKDTKNVNLKFGVQNDHLKEKIDNNTENVNLKLGLQTTENYLTQKGNERKANFSSKEQHIENDPTQARSSSVLTSSRSKKSCDATKGHKLNLPVPDRIPKIVKGEDDYYTDGEESSDDGKKYVRSKSAKPSSNLKKNVSKKYSSSSLSSSSSRSNSDCSDMGSDRQRRSESHSSGKCVSSVTPSSPKQRCKSGRKSSAQPSSTKQKTGDYHESEGNVPDITPLSTPDVSPAQSLELGQPPDQKVKVKKQENVSRDVYEDAEALKNDSRCVKSAKRKEKHGQSFAPKSSVLDANLDRRSKQKVLHDTMDLNHLLKAFLQLDKKGPQKHHFEQPAIIPRKNYSFTREEVRQIDRENQRLLKELSRQAEKPGSKSTIPGRSIGHPPKLYHSALNRQREQQRIERENMALLKRLEAVKPTVGMKRSEQLMDYHRNMSYLNPSPSVRRVRSTLGHYSPLRGASRTSSATSGLSCKTDRSVLDTSNGFLLRPKPPNVRTAWL; from the exons ATGCCCTGGACAACAGGGAGGCCTTGGTGGCCTCCTTTCCATGAGCCTCCGAGACCTCGCGAGGTCCTGCCGAGAAGCTGTCGCCCCTGCAGCGCCGGCCTGATCACTTTGACCGGGTCTCCCGGAACTACGGACGACAGGAGCGCAGCCCTCACCCTCGCCGGCAGAGACTCGGCTCCGCGCTCGCCCCGCCTTTCCCCTTCCGCTGAGTCCAACCCCCGGAGCTTCCGCCCGCGCTCAGGCGTGCGCCGGTCTCCGTTAGCTTCTACCGCGGGGGAGGGAGAACGGTGGAGGTGTGGCTGCGCGTGCGCAGAGCGAGCGAGAACCCGAACGCTCCGCGGGGCGCAAGAGTCCGTGGCGGCCACAGTTCGCAG ATACACTTTTGGCGTCATGGATCGGTTTGGAGATATCTCAGAAGGTGAAGTAGACCACTCTTTCTTTGACAGTGATTTTGAAGATGCAAAGAAATGTGAAAGTAATTCCATTTTTGACAAGCAAAATGATGATGaccttaaggaaggaataaataaggACACCAAAAATGTAAACTTGAAATTTGGAGTACAAAATGATCATCTTAAGGAGAAAATAGATAATAACACAGAAAATGTGAACTTGAAACTTGGGCtacaaacaacagaaaattaCCTTACtcagaaaggaaatgaaaggaaagcaaACTTTTCTTCAAAGGAACAACATATAGAAAATGATCCTACACAAGCACGAAGTTCCTCAGTGTTGACTTCTTCACGATCAAAAAAATCGTGTGATGCCACAAAAGGACATAAATTAAACTTGCCCGTTCCAGATAGAATTCCTAAGATTGTGAAAGGTGAGGACGATTACTACACGGATGGGGAGGAAAGCAGCGACGATGGGAAGAAGTACGTGAGGTCTAAGTCAGCCAAGCCCTCtagcaacttaaaaaaaaacgtGAGTAAGAagtattcctcctcctccttgtcttcctcatCTTCAAGATCAAACTCAGACTGCTCAGATATGGGGTCTGACAGGCAAAGGAGATCTGAGTCACACTCATCAGGGAAGTGTGTTTCTAGTGTAACCCCCTCATCACCAAAACAGAGGTGTAAGTCAGGAAGAAAATCAAGTGCACAGCCTTCCAGCACTAAACAAAAGACTGGTGACTATCATGAGTCCGAAGGCAATGTACCAGACATAACTCCTTTGTCAACTCCAGATGTCAGCCCTGCCCAGTCGCTTGAGTTGGGCCAACCGCCTGATCAAAAagtaaaagttaaaaaacaagaaaatgtgaGCCGGGATGTATATGAGGATGCAGAGGCTTTAAAGAATGATTCAAGATGTGTGAAATcagccaaaaggaaagaaaagcatggACAGAGTTTTGCTCCAAAATCTTCAGTGTTAGATGCAAATCTAGACCGTAGATCTAAACAAAAAGTCTTACATGACACAATGGACCTAAATCATCTGTTGAAAG CTTTCCTGCAGTTAGATAAAAAGGGACCACAGAAACATCACTTTGAGCAGCCTGCAATAATACCTAGGAAGAACTACTCTTTCACAAGAGAAGAGGTGAGACAGATTGACCGGGAAAATCAGAGGCTTTTGAAAGAACTGTCAAGACAGGCTGAAAAACCAGGAAGCAAAAGTACAATTCCCGGAAGATCGATCGGCCATCCCCCTAAGTTGTATCATAGTGCTCTCAACAGACAGAGGGAACAACAAAGGAtcgaaagagaaaatatg GCTTTATTGAAACGACTTGAAGCTGTGAAGCCAACAGTTGGCATGAAACGCTCTGAACAGCTGATGGACTACCATCGGAATATGAGTTACCTCAATCCTTCACCGTCCGTCCGACGAGTGAGATCTACTCTTGGCCATTATAGCCCACTGA GAGGAGCTTCCAGGACATCCAGTGCAACCAGTGGTCTCAGCTGTAAGACTGACCGATCAGTGTTGGACACATCCAATGGCTTTTTGCTAAGACCGAAACCCCCGAATGTTCGTACTGCTTGGttgtaa
- the Cfap97 gene encoding cilia- and flagella-associated protein 97, with protein MDRFGDISEGEVDHSFFDSDFEDAKKCESNSIFDKQNDDDLKEGINKDTKNVNLKFGVQNDHLKEKIDNNTENVNLKLGLQTTENYLTQKGNERKANFSSKEQHIENDPTQARSSSVLTSSRSKKSCDATKGHKLNLPVPDRIPKIVKGEDDYYTDGEESSDDGKKYVRSKSAKPSSNLKKNVSKKYSSSSLSSSSSRSNSDCSDMGSDRQRRSESHSSGKCVSSVTPSSPKQRCKSGRKSSAQPSSTKQKTGDYHESEGNVPDITPLSTPDVSPAQSLELGQPPDQKVKVKKQENVSRDVYEDAEALKNDSRCVKSAKRKEKHGQSFAPKSSVLDANLDRRSKQKVLHDTMDLNHLLKAFLQLDKKGPQKHHFEQPAIIPRKNYSFTREEVRQIDRENQRLLKELSRQAEKPGSKSTIPGRSIGHPPKLYHSALNRQREQQRIERENMALLKRLEAVKPTVGMKRSEQLMDYHRNMSYLNPSPSVRRVRSTLGHYSPLRGASRTSSATSGLSCKTDRSVLDTSNGFLLRPKPPNVRTAWL; from the exons ATGGATCGGTTTGGAGATATCTCAGAAGGTGAAGTAGACCACTCTTTCTTTGACAGTGATTTTGAAGATGCAAAGAAATGTGAAAGTAATTCCATTTTTGACAAGCAAAATGATGATGaccttaaggaaggaataaataaggACACCAAAAATGTAAACTTGAAATTTGGAGTACAAAATGATCATCTTAAGGAGAAAATAGATAATAACACAGAAAATGTGAACTTGAAACTTGGGCtacaaacaacagaaaattaCCTTACtcagaaaggaaatgaaaggaaagcaaACTTTTCTTCAAAGGAACAACATATAGAAAATGATCCTACACAAGCACGAAGTTCCTCAGTGTTGACTTCTTCACGATCAAAAAAATCGTGTGATGCCACAAAAGGACATAAATTAAACTTGCCCGTTCCAGATAGAATTCCTAAGATTGTGAAAGGTGAGGACGATTACTACACGGATGGGGAGGAAAGCAGCGACGATGGGAAGAAGTACGTGAGGTCTAAGTCAGCCAAGCCCTCtagcaacttaaaaaaaaacgtGAGTAAGAagtattcctcctcctccttgtcttcctcatCTTCAAGATCAAACTCAGACTGCTCAGATATGGGGTCTGACAGGCAAAGGAGATCTGAGTCACACTCATCAGGGAAGTGTGTTTCTAGTGTAACCCCCTCATCACCAAAACAGAGGTGTAAGTCAGGAAGAAAATCAAGTGCACAGCCTTCCAGCACTAAACAAAAGACTGGTGACTATCATGAGTCCGAAGGCAATGTACCAGACATAACTCCTTTGTCAACTCCAGATGTCAGCCCTGCCCAGTCGCTTGAGTTGGGCCAACCGCCTGATCAAAAagtaaaagttaaaaaacaagaaaatgtgaGCCGGGATGTATATGAGGATGCAGAGGCTTTAAAGAATGATTCAAGATGTGTGAAATcagccaaaaggaaagaaaagcatggACAGAGTTTTGCTCCAAAATCTTCAGTGTTAGATGCAAATCTAGACCGTAGATCTAAACAAAAAGTCTTACATGACACAATGGACCTAAATCATCTGTTGAAAG CTTTCCTGCAGTTAGATAAAAAGGGACCACAGAAACATCACTTTGAGCAGCCTGCAATAATACCTAGGAAGAACTACTCTTTCACAAGAGAAGAGGTGAGACAGATTGACCGGGAAAATCAGAGGCTTTTGAAAGAACTGTCAAGACAGGCTGAAAAACCAGGAAGCAAAAGTACAATTCCCGGAAGATCGATCGGCCATCCCCCTAAGTTGTATCATAGTGCTCTCAACAGACAGAGGGAACAACAAAGGAtcgaaagagaaaatatg GCTTTATTGAAACGACTTGAAGCTGTGAAGCCAACAGTTGGCATGAAACGCTCTGAACAGCTGATGGACTACCATCGGAATATGAGTTACCTCAATCCTTCACCGTCCGTCCGACGAGTGAGATCTACTCTTGGCCATTATAGCCCACTGA GAGGAGCTTCCAGGACATCCAGTGCAACCAGTGGTCTCAGCTGTAAGACTGACCGATCAGTGTTGGACACATCCAATGGCTTTTTGCTAAGACCGAAACCCCCGAATGTTCGTACTGCTTGGttgtaa